The following are encoded together in the Adhaeribacter arboris genome:
- a CDS encoding sensor histidine kinase, translating to MEQPNIDLQNRWQRFSLILAVLTLSIACIGLAGWFFHSPTLRRGFGTSGTMKFNTGLCLFLAGLTLILLHLRKFTFTRLFALSILFLTVITILEYALNLNLGIDELFLLDPDTDPKLEPPGRMSLLTAVNLFGVALSLLALSYRKFGLAQLVTAFLFILSYATFLGHIFDITRFYSFGRFATIAGHTALALLFINLSVLLYRSDSGWMKTFSSPFMGGKLARLSYSYFMLTVPVFMGIYLYGLKQWQFTPALGIINSFLIICLITIPIAYIFLHRLNNLDAALQQANQNLQKTNADLAGRNIELNQALEEVKAGNQELATLAQEIKVKSLALEKRNQELTHLNQGLDDVVYMTSHDLKTPIHNLQVIFEELRQVTANHLPPDDQQLITMGIDSVSRLKRTINDLTQIIRSQQTNTAAAELVLIDQVLQEIHQELDREITATSALIEWQLYTKEIVFSRIHLRSILFNLLSNAIKYRSPERVPTIKIRVEAIPDGVQIQITDNGLGLTEDQQAKLFSIFKRFHSHVEGSGVGLYIVKRILENYGGSIQVSSKAGVGTSFIIFIPQNS from the coding sequence ATGGAACAACCGAACATTGATTTACAAAATCGTTGGCAGCGTTTTTCTTTAATTTTGGCCGTGCTCACCCTGAGCATTGCTTGTATAGGATTGGCCGGCTGGTTTTTTCATTCACCTACCTTACGTCGGGGTTTTGGCACCAGCGGAACCATGAAATTTAACACCGGTCTTTGCCTTTTTCTGGCAGGGTTAACTTTAATTCTTCTCCATCTTCGGAAATTTACCTTTACCCGCCTGTTTGCTTTAAGCATTCTATTCCTTACCGTTATAACAATCCTGGAATATGCACTTAATCTGAACTTGGGCATAGACGAATTATTTTTACTGGATCCGGACACCGACCCCAAACTAGAGCCACCGGGTCGCATGTCGCTTCTAACAGCGGTAAATTTATTTGGTGTAGCTCTGTCGCTTTTGGCCCTATCTTACCGGAAATTTGGTCTGGCGCAACTAGTAACCGCCTTTTTGTTTATTCTATCTTACGCTACTTTTCTGGGGCATATTTTTGATATTACCCGTTTTTACAGCTTCGGCCGTTTCGCAACTATTGCGGGCCACACGGCGCTGGCTTTACTTTTTATCAACCTGAGTGTTTTACTATACCGTTCCGATTCGGGTTGGATGAAGACGTTTTCGAGCCCCTTTATGGGAGGTAAATTAGCCCGGCTTTCCTATAGTTATTTTATGTTGACAGTACCCGTATTTATGGGCATTTACCTGTACGGGTTAAAACAATGGCAATTTACTCCTGCGTTAGGTATTATTAATTCGTTTTTAATTATTTGCCTGATTACTATTCCTATTGCCTATATTTTCCTGCATCGCCTAAATAATTTAGATGCGGCCTTACAGCAAGCGAACCAAAACCTGCAAAAAACCAACGCTGATTTAGCCGGCCGTAATATTGAATTAAACCAAGCTTTAGAGGAAGTAAAAGCCGGTAACCAGGAACTCGCGACCTTGGCGCAGGAAATAAAGGTAAAAAGTCTGGCTCTGGAGAAGCGTAACCAGGAATTAACCCACCTTAACCAAGGCCTCGACGATGTGGTTTACATGACGAGTCACGACCTAAAAACCCCCATCCATAACCTGCAGGTCATCTTTGAAGAACTGCGGCAAGTAACCGCTAATCATTTACCTCCCGACGATCAGCAATTAATTACTATGGGCATAGATTCCGTGAGCCGACTAAAACGTACCATTAACGATTTAACGCAGATTATTCGGTCGCAGCAAACGAACACGGCGGCGGCCGAACTCGTTCTGATCGACCAGGTACTGCAGGAAATTCACCAGGAGTTAGATCGCGAAATTACGGCTACAAGTGCCCTAATAGAGTGGCAGTTATACACGAAAGAGATTGTATTTTCGCGCATTCATCTGCGCAGTATTTTGTTTAATTTACTCTCGAATGCTATAAAATACCGTTCCCCGGAGCGGGTACCCACCATAAAAATTCGCGTGGAAGCAATACCTGATGGCGTACAAATACAAATAACCGACAATGGATTAGGCCTTACCGAAGACCAGCAAGCTAAATTATTTTCCATTTTTAAACGCTTCCATAGCCACGTAGAAGGCAGCGGCGTGGGCTTGTACATTGTAAAACGGATCCTCGAAAATTACGGCGGAAGCATCCAGGTGAGTAGCAAAGCGGGTGTAGGCACTAGTTTTATCATTTTTATTCCGCAAAATAGTTAA
- a CDS encoding acetylxylan esterase: protein MIQTLPRSTFFSKYLCFCLLLLWCVRVAGQPTEKIVKVVVAPDHANWEYKTGEPVKFTITVLQYGHPLPNVKVKYEVMPEKMSATKTETLTLANGSKVVAGGTLKKPGFLRCMATATVEGKEYIGLATAGFDPLKIEPTTNVPADFQAFWDKAKAEAAAIPLDARMTLLPERCIETVNVYHVNIQNFALNTRVYGILCVPKKEGKYPAILKVPGAGARPYNGDVAAAEKGFITLEIGIHGVPVTMEASVYNNLMAGALRNYWTHGLDDKDQYYYKRVYLGCVRANDFIFTLPQFDGQNLGVTGGSQGGALSIVTAALDNRVKYLVAYYPALSDLTGYLHDRAGGWPHLFSKENYAFNGKKDKIETSKYYDVVNFARLLKVPGCYSWGFNDETCPPTSMYAAYNVIKAPKELYLALETGHWTYPEQYEKTNPWLYSKLQKK, encoded by the coding sequence ATGATCCAAACATTACCTCGTTCGACTTTCTTTTCTAAATACCTCTGTTTTTGTTTGCTGCTGCTCTGGTGCGTGCGTGTCGCCGGGCAGCCTACCGAAAAAATTGTTAAAGTAGTAGTGGCGCCTGACCACGCCAATTGGGAATATAAAACCGGGGAACCGGTAAAATTTACCATTACCGTGTTACAATACGGCCATCCTTTGCCTAATGTAAAAGTAAAATACGAGGTTATGCCGGAAAAAATGTCCGCCACTAAAACCGAAACCTTAACGCTGGCTAACGGCAGCAAAGTAGTTGCGGGGGGAACTTTAAAAAAGCCCGGCTTTCTAAGGTGTATGGCTACTGCCACCGTAGAAGGGAAAGAATACATTGGTTTAGCTACTGCCGGGTTTGACCCTTTGAAAATAGAACCTACGACTAATGTGCCCGCCGATTTTCAGGCGTTTTGGGACAAAGCCAAAGCTGAGGCTGCTGCAATTCCGCTGGATGCCCGCATGACTTTGCTACCCGAGCGTTGCATCGAAACGGTAAATGTGTACCACGTAAATATTCAAAATTTTGCGCTTAATACCCGGGTATACGGCATCTTGTGCGTACCAAAAAAAGAAGGAAAATACCCGGCAATTTTGAAAGTTCCGGGAGCGGGTGCCCGTCCGTATAACGGTGATGTGGCCGCGGCCGAAAAAGGCTTTATTACCTTGGAAATTGGCATTCACGGCGTGCCGGTTACCATGGAGGCAAGCGTGTACAATAATTTAATGGCGGGCGCCCTTCGTAATTACTGGACCCACGGCCTCGACGACAAAGATCAGTATTATTATAAACGCGTGTATTTGGGCTGCGTGCGGGCCAATGATTTTATATTTACTTTACCGCAGTTCGATGGGCAAAACCTGGGAGTAACCGGCGGCAGCCAGGGAGGCGCTTTAAGCATTGTTACCGCCGCTTTAGATAACCGCGTAAAATACCTGGTAGCCTATTATCCGGCCTTGAGCGACTTAACCGGTTACTTACACGATCGGGCTGGCGGCTGGCCGCATTTGTTCAGTAAAGAAAATTACGCCTTTAACGGTAAAAAAGATAAAATTGAAACTTCTAAGTATTACGACGTGGTAAACTTTGCCCGCTTACTGAAAGTGCCGGGTTGTTATTCCTGGGGCTTCAACGACGAAACTTGTCCGCCTACTTCTATGTACGCTGCCTATAACGTAATCAAAGCGCCCAAAGAATTATACCTGGCCTTAGAAACCGGCCATTGGACCTATCCCGAACAATACGAAAAAACCAATCCCTGGCTGTATTCTAAACTTCAGAAGAAATAA
- a CDS encoding PAS domain-containing sensor histidine kinase, with protein sequence MNAESENISISPPKNISHEQYRLLVDSITDYAIFLLDPTGRVVSWNPGAQQIKQYQPEEIIGKHFSTFYTAEAKASDYPAMELREAQRLGKFEDEGWRVRKDGSVFWANVIITPIYNEQKTLIGFSKITRNLSERKKAEDDLFKAYEELKNSEERFRLLIEGVTDYAIFMLDPAGNVATWNEGARRLKGYEAAEIIGKFFSKFYSQEAVQSGYPEYELSRAKAEGRFEDEGWRFRKDGSAFWANTVLTAIYNPHHELIGFSKITRDLTEKKRLEQQLFRINEELKESEEKSRLLINSVQDYAILMLNPEGIIVSWNAGAERLKGYKVQEIIGKHFSIFYPREAIQQGFPKFEIARALEYGHFEDEGWRIKKDGTAFWANVVLTPIYNSANRLLGFAKITRDLTERRRNEDLMQKNKELARINNDLDNFVYTASHDLKTPITNLEGLLDALTEEMGPEKDIHQEILTLMQGSIVSLKKVIDDLGDITKLQQEKEAPETVNLVELIEETKDNLREIINTSKSEIKVTDLAFETLEYSRKNLRSILYNLVINAIKYADPQRTPAILIQTYFSSTGEYVLSVADNGLGIADTQLDKIFSIYKRAHTHVEGSGLGLYLVKKILDNSGDRITVESEVGKGSVFQVYFKQEIS encoded by the coding sequence ATGAACGCCGAATCAGAAAACATTTCTATTTCACCGCCCAAGAACATCTCGCATGAACAGTACCGCTTACTGGTGGATAGTATCACCGATTACGCTATCTTTTTACTAGATCCTACGGGCCGGGTAGTTTCCTGGAACCCAGGAGCGCAGCAAATTAAACAATACCAGCCCGAAGAAATTATCGGGAAACATTTCTCTACTTTTTATACGGCCGAGGCAAAAGCCAGCGATTACCCGGCGATGGAGCTAAGAGAAGCCCAGCGCTTAGGTAAGTTTGAAGACGAAGGTTGGCGCGTCCGAAAAGATGGCTCCGTTTTTTGGGCGAACGTTATTATCACGCCCATTTACAACGAGCAAAAAACCTTAATCGGCTTTTCGAAAATTACCCGCAACTTATCCGAAAGAAAAAAAGCAGAAGATGATTTATTTAAAGCCTACGAAGAATTAAAAAACAGCGAAGAACGCTTTCGGCTTTTAATAGAAGGCGTAACCGATTACGCCATATTTATGCTTGACCCGGCCGGTAACGTAGCCACCTGGAACGAAGGCGCCCGACGGCTGAAAGGTTACGAAGCGGCCGAAATTATCGGTAAGTTTTTTTCTAAATTTTATAGCCAGGAAGCCGTGCAAAGCGGTTATCCGGAGTACGAACTTAGTCGGGCAAAAGCCGAAGGCCGGTTTGAAGACGAAGGCTGGCGATTCCGGAAAGATGGCTCGGCCTTTTGGGCAAATACCGTATTAACCGCCATTTACAACCCGCACCACGAACTAATTGGTTTTTCAAAAATTACCCGCGACTTAACCGAGAAGAAGAGACTCGAACAGCAATTATTCCGGATTAACGAAGAACTAAAAGAAAGTGAAGAAAAAAGCCGCTTATTAATTAACAGCGTGCAGGATTACGCTATTTTAATGTTAAACCCCGAGGGCATAATCGTGAGCTGGAACGCCGGGGCCGAGCGACTGAAAGGGTACAAAGTTCAGGAAATTATAGGCAAACATTTTTCAATTTTTTATCCCCGCGAAGCCATTCAACAAGGATTTCCTAAATTTGAAATAGCCAGAGCCTTAGAATACGGTCATTTCGAGGACGAGGGCTGGCGCATCAAGAAAGACGGCACGGCGTTTTGGGCAAATGTAGTTCTTACGCCTATTTATAATTCGGCTAACCGGTTATTAGGCTTCGCTAAAATTACCCGCGATTTAACCGAACGCCGCCGCAATGAGGATTTAATGCAGAAAAACAAGGAATTAGCGCGAATTAATAACGACCTCGACAATTTTGTTTATACCGCTTCGCACGACCTGAAAACACCGATTACTAACCTGGAAGGTTTACTGGATGCCTTAACGGAAGAAATGGGTCCGGAAAAAGATATACACCAGGAAATATTAACTTTAATGCAAGGTTCTATTGTTAGTCTGAAAAAAGTAATAGACGATTTAGGAGACATTACGAAACTTCAGCAAGAAAAAGAAGCTCCGGAAACGGTAAACTTGGTGGAGCTAATCGAAGAAACCAAAGATAACTTACGTGAAATAATCAACACGAGTAAATCCGAAATAAAAGTTACGGATTTAGCTTTTGAAACCCTGGAATACTCCCGGAAAAATTTGCGGAGTATTTTGTATAATCTGGTGATAAACGCCATTAAATACGCCGACCCGCAAAGAACCCCGGCAATACTAATTCAAACATATTTTTCCAGCACCGGCGAATACGTGCTTTCGGTCGCCGATAATGGATTAGGTATTGCCGACACCCAACTCGATAAAATATTTTCTATTTATAAACGGGCGCATACCCACGTAGAAGGTTCCGGATTGGGCCTTTACTTAGTTAAAAAAATTCTGGATAACTCCGGCGACCGAATTACGGTGGAAAGCGAAGTGGGCAAAGGCTCGGTCTTTCAAGTGTACTTTAAACAAGAAATCTCCTAG